GCCGGTCGCCTCCATCTGCTGAAGCCAGCCAATATCTGCCCCTTTGGCAAACTGATAATTGCTTTTTGACCCTTTGTGAAATACAGAACAAGATTGAAAAGAGGCGGCCACCAGTACGAGTGCGGCTCCCCAAAAGGCAATATGTTTTCTCATTATAAAGAATCGGTTTATTGGGCTTGTTTCTTTGCAAAAGATCGGATATTATTTTAAAAACCAAAAGGCCGCACCAATATTGATGCAGCCTTTTACTGATTTGATTGTTATAGGGTTTGGTTTGGTTTAGTTTTTAAATAGTTTGATGTTTTTTACCTGGAAATAGCTGCCCGGATTGCCGTTGCCCACTATATTGCCTAAAAAGCCTATAGATACTACCTGCGGCGTAGTAAGCGTAAAAGTAAAGCTCCGGGTATCTGTAATATTTGGACTGGTAGTGCCCACAGCTGCGCTATTGAATAGCGATACGTAGCCCAATGCTGTTGACAGGTTAGCTAAAACCGGGATGCCGCTGCCGCCTGCCGCTGCAACACAATAAACAGATGAGTTGGATTGTATTTCAGAATACTCATCAAACTGCACAATGTAATTACCCGCCGGCAGGGGTGATGATGTTGGCTGGTAAACTATACCGTTAACGACGGGGGTATTGTTCCAGGTTTCCCAGTTGATAATACCACCTACATCTGATGAAAACCCGCCATTAGTGCCGCCGTCTTTGTTTTTGGCGGCCGCATTGGTTACCCACGGTGCGGCCAGGGTTCCCCAGCGGCCATCAAAGGTGGCGGATGTGAAGGGGCCTGTATTGCTTAAGTAAATGCTGGTTACCTCGGCCTTTACCCCATGAGTTTGGTAGGCTACGTTAAACTGATCAATAGCGGTTGGATTGGGCAAATAAGCCGTGCTGTAGCTAATGCTGTTGCCGGGTTGAAAATTAGGCAAAGTACTTGATAAGCCGGTTGGCGTTGAAACGATGATGGTATCATGCGCTTTGTTAAACTTATCGGTATACTTAATCTCCATGTTTACAATGCCCGAG
This region of Mucilaginibacter yixingensis genomic DNA includes:
- a CDS encoding DUF4998 domain-containing protein, which encodes MKQHQNNIALYVVASLLLLISACTKMDAYKDKYLANGSIIYPGKIDSVKIFSGRNRVKVTGLFTSDPKIVKYRVYWNSKRDSIEVPVTRTKGVDTAKVIIPNLPEGLMSFEIRTYDADGHASVPVDTAANVFGDLYQSSITNRPIVNAAMQTNGSALINWADVDKSSGIVNMEIKYTDKFNKAHDTIIVSTPTGLSSTLPNFQPGNSISYSTAYLPNPTAIDQFNVAYQTHGVKAEVTSIYLSNTGPFTSATFDGRWGTLAAPWVTNAAAKNKDGGTNGGFSSDVGGIINWETWNNTPVVNGIVYQPTSSPLPAGNYIVQFDEYSEIQSNSSVYCVAAAGGSGIPVLANLSTALGYVSLFNSAAVGTTSPNITDTRSFTFTLTTPQVVSIGFLGNIVGNGNPGSYFQVKNIKLFKN